The segment CTTGCTTCCATTGCATATTTTGCGGGCAACTTTATTGTTAAAACATTTGTTTTTCCTTTTTTTATTTTTTCTACTTTTGCATCACATATTTCCTTTCCTTCTCTATCAAGTGCTTTTACAATGCTTCCCTCTTCTGGCAAAGGAATGAATTCATATGGTATGCTCACAAGAGCTTCATCTCCAACTATTTTAACCAAAAATATTGCTAAACCAGGGCAAATCTCAATGCATTTCCCGCATCCAATACATTTTTCATAATCAATTTCTGGCAATGCATTTATATTTTCCATTGAAATTGCATTTTTTGGGCAGGCATCAATGCAAGGATTGCATGGAATTTCCTGTATGCATTCTATTATTGCAACTCCTCTCTTCAATTGCTCTTCATTCGGCAATTTCAAATCACTCAGCTCAAGATATCCTTCCTTTTCCCATTTTTTCATAATAACCACTTATAATTTTTTCCTTTGCCTTTCTTGGTCTTTCTCCAAAATAACCTTCCCTAAAAATTTTAAGTTGAGATGAATATTTTTTAAATTTTTCATCAAAATCCTCTATTCTTCTTATACCATTAGCAGACGCCAATCCCGCTATTTTTCCTTCAATAATTGCAGTTGATGCCTCCTCAATATTTGATAAATCACCGGCAACATATATCCCTTCTTTTGTTGTTTCCATGTATTCGTTATGCAATGTAACCCATCCTCCCGCCTCGCTTATAAATTTTATTTCTGCTCCTGTTTGAGCTACCAGCCTTACTGAAGGGGTTAATCCAATCGCTATACATATAAAATCACAATCAATTTTTTTCTCGCTTCCTTCAATAAAATTCCATTTATTATCCAATTCCACTATTATCGCACCTTCTACTTTTTCATTCCCGTATGCTTCTTTTATTGAGTGCCTTGTATATATTGGCACGCCATTTCTTCTCACCTTTGCAGCATGAACAAAATATCCACCAATTTTTTCCATTGCTTCAACAATGCATGCAACTTCCACGCCCGCCTGCAAAAGTTGATAAGCAAGTATTAAGCCGACATTTCCAGCACCAACAATAATCCCTCTCTCCCCAGGTTTCACACCATACACATTCATAAGAGTTTGCACTCCCCCCGCTCCATAAACTCCTGGAAGATCACTCCCTTCAAATAAAAGCATATTTTCCTGAGCTCCTGTTGCAAATATTATTTTATCTGCCTTTATTTCATATATTACCTTTTCAAGTTTGTTTATAGCGGAAAGGAATTTATAGCCTCTATCATAGTAGCCAATTACACTTGTATTTTTGAGTAATCTTATTTTCCTTTCTTCAATTTCCTTTCTTAGAAGGCTTGCTATTTCAACTCCTCTTTCACCCGCCCCCTCCTCACCGCTTCCAAAAAATTTATGGGTTTGCTTTATAAGCTGCCCCCCTACATGGGGATTTTCATCAATTAAAAGCACATTCGCATATTTGGCCGCCTCAACTGCGGCACTCATTCCAGCCGGGCCCGCGCCAACCACCGCAATTTCGCACGAAAGCTTTTCAGTTCTTCCATCCTCATATTCTTTTTTAGGAATTTCTTTGTCATTGTCCTCAACTACCATTCCTTCTCTAACAGGGGTTATGCAAGTCCTTATATTTGGCACACCATCCACTTTCATCAGGCATGAGGAGCATTTTCCTATTCCGCAGAAAAAACCTCTCGCCCTTCCTTTTTTACTTCTGCTAAAAACTTTTATTCCATTTGCATATAAAGCAGAGGCAATCGTTTCTCCTTCATATGCCTTAAGTTTTTTACCGTTATAGTAAAAATATATTTCTTTTTCTCTTTTAAAGTTAAGGATAGGATGCTCCTCTATCCTCAAATTTTCACCTTTTTAAGAAATTTTTCTATATTTTTTATAAAAACTGAATTATCTGGCGGATTTTTTTCGTCATATTTACTTTCTATCTCACTTATCAGTGAAATTAATTCCCTATAAATTTTTTTGTTTTTCATTATTTCCTTTATCTTATTAACTTTATTTTTAGGGAAAATATCATGGAGCCATGTTTTACTTTCTGGAGGAGGATGGGTTGCATTGTATTCCATATTATAGGCGGAGGCGATAATTGCGGAATCAACCATTTTTGTTCCCGCAGCAACTGACTTAAAAAGGCTTACAAGCTCTTTTTCATCGACATGAGGGCATTCTTTTTTTAATTCTTCGAGCAAATCTCTTGATTGTTTATTAAGCCTTATAATTTTTTTACCATCCCTATATTTTTCCTCGAGAATTTTCTCTATTTCTCTATCTATATCCTTCATCATAAGGGATATAAAAGGCAAATATAATATTTTTTATTTTAGTGGAGCTGTAGAACAAAAGAAAAAGATTAAAGCTTTCTACAAATTTTTGTATCCTTGCTTGAAAAAATTTTCTCATTCTCTTCATAAGAAAAACCGTAAAATTTACTGGTTATAAAAAAGATTTAAAAATCTCGAGATTGAGAACAATATTTGGAGATATTATTACTTTTGTGCAATAGAGTAATTTAATATAAGTAATAATAGAAATCTTCACGAACTCAGGTTATTTATTCACCACCCCATTTCTGCAGAAAAATATTTATTCTATTCTTATTCTTATTTTGATGAGACTTATTTCAATAGAAGAAGTTGAGGAAACACTTGAAGCATGGAAAAGGAAAAAGGAGGGGAAAAAACGAGAAAAAGAGGAATATCAGCAGAAAGAATAGCAAGGAGAATAATTGAAGGAAAAGGTTTTTCAATAATTGCAACAAATTATAAAATAAATTCTAAAGGAGAAAATATTGCTGAAATAGATATAGTTGCTGAAAAGGATAATGAAAAATATGCTATTGAAGTAAAATCAGGGAGAGCAAATCTTACAACTGTAAGGCAGGCGTATGCAAAT is part of the Thermoplasmatales archaeon genome and harbors:
- a CDS encoding FAD-dependent oxidoreductase, producing the protein MRIEEHPILNFKREKEIYFYYNGKKLKAYEGETIASALYANGIKVFSRSKKGRARGFFCGIGKCSSCLMKVDGVPNIRTCITPVREGMVVEDNDKEIPKKEYEDGRTEKLSCEIAVVGAGPAGMSAAVEAAKYANVLLIDENPHVGGQLIKQTHKFFGSGEEGAGERGVEIASLLRKEIEERKIRLLKNTSVIGYYDRGYKFLSAINKLEKVIYEIKADKIIFATGAQENMLLFEGSDLPGVYGAGGVQTLMNVYGVKPGERGIIVGAGNVGLILAYQLLQAGVEVACIVEAMEKIGGYFVHAAKVRRNGVPIYTRHSIKEAYGNEKVEGAIIVELDNKWNFIEGSEKKIDCDFICIAIGLTPSVRLVAQTGAEIKFISEAGGWVTLHNEYMETTKEGIYVAGDLSNIEEASTAIIEGKIAGLASANGIRRIEDFDEKFKKYSSQLKIFREGYFGERPRKAKEKIISGYYEKMGKGRIS
- a CDS encoding 4Fe-4S binding protein produces the protein MKKWEKEGYLELSDLKLPNEEQLKRGVAIIECIQEIPCNPCIDACPKNAISMENINALPEIDYEKCIGCGKCIEICPGLAIFLVKIVGDEALVSIPYEFIPLPEEGSIVKALDREGKEICDAKVEKIKKGKTNVLTIKLPAKYAMEARNIKIIRGKH